DNA from Saliniramus fredricksonii:
CCTGGGTATCGAGGACGCCGCGCACGATGTGATAACGCACACCGGGAAGATCCTTCACGCGCCCGCCGCGGATCATCACCACGGAGTGCTCCTGAAGGTTATGCCCCTCACCCGGGATATAGCCGATCACCTCGAAGCCGTTTGTCAGGCGCACCTTGGCGACCTTGCGCAGAGCCGAGTTCGGCTTTTTCGGCGTCGTCGTGTAGACGCGCGTGCAGACGCCGCGCTTCTGCGGGCACGCTTCCAGCGCCGGAACCTTGTTCCGGCTCTTCTGGGCTATCCGCGGCTTGCGGATCAGCTGGGAAATCGTCGGCATCCTCTGCCCTCTTCCTTTGGCCGCCCGGCGGCCGGCCTTACCTCTCGGCCACTTGCGCGACCACATGTAACCCGATCCCGATCGCGCACTGGGCGCGGCGATCCGGAAATTCCGTTGCTCCGGGACAGAAAACACGCCTTGCGCCAGGAGCG
Protein-coding regions in this window:
- the rpsL gene encoding 30S ribosomal protein S12, producing MPTISQLIRKPRIAQKSRNKVPALEACPQKRGVCTRVYTTTPKKPNSALRKVAKVRLTNGFEVIGYIPGEGHNLQEHSVVMIRGGRVKDLPGVRYHIVRGVLDTQGVKDRKQRRSKYGAKRPK